The Xenorhabdus doucetiae genome has a window encoding:
- a CDS encoding HpcH/HpaI aldolase family protein: MLRVNHLKRKLLAGSSVRGLFSSIPVPAAIELIGEAGFDFVIIDCEHVLINPETIENMIRTAESYALTPLVRVPELNAKTLLRLLDGGAQGIVLPMVERPEELAAAVAACKYHPEGQRSLNAGRPGSFGRDSLADYVRAANQQIMVVAMIESTEGVRRAAEIAAVPGLDMILEGAADLSQSMGMPWKTDHPSVREALQHAWRAARHAGIPWCAIPRSKEEFAHWQTQGVNAFVLGDERGIAFRALRARLAETISHKGK; the protein is encoded by the coding sequence ATGCTGAGAGTTAATCACCTGAAAAGAAAGTTGCTTGCCGGCTCATCGGTACGGGGACTCTTCAGCTCAATTCCGGTACCTGCGGCGATTGAACTGATTGGAGAGGCGGGGTTTGATTTTGTGATCATTGACTGTGAGCATGTGCTGATCAATCCGGAGACCATCGAAAATATGATCCGTACGGCGGAGAGCTATGCGCTGACGCCGCTGGTTCGGGTGCCCGAGCTGAATGCGAAAACGTTGCTGCGGTTACTGGACGGTGGTGCGCAGGGCATTGTTTTGCCCATGGTGGAACGACCGGAGGAGCTGGCTGCCGCCGTGGCTGCCTGTAAATACCATCCGGAAGGACAGCGCAGCCTGAATGCCGGTCGCCCGGGCAGCTTTGGCCGGGACAGTCTGGCCGATTATGTCCGGGCTGCGAACCAGCAAATTATGGTGGTGGCGATGATAGAAAGTACTGAAGGTGTCCGGAGGGCTGCGGAAATTGCAGCAGTGCCGGGGCTGGATATGATACTGGAAGGTGCGGCCGACCTGTCTCAGTCAATGGGCATGCCCTGGAAAACCGATCATCCATCCGTCAGGGAGGCGCTGCAGCATGCCTGGCGTGCCGCCAGACATGCCGGGATCCCCTGGTGTGCTATTCCCCGAAGTAAGGAAGAGTTCGCTCACTGGCAGACGCAGGGGGTGAATGCCTTTGTTCTTGGCGATGAGCGGGGGATCGCTTTTCGCGCACTGAGGGCCAGACTGGCCGAAACCATTTCACATAAAGGAAAATAA
- a CDS encoding IucA/IucC family protein, whose translation MTAQSIAAAKVMQDLVDCLLAENFFGEPLTVLLSPDQWTGKRVLPFCDLQKNERIWLWSDVAVALRPGITQSLEKVPGTPVLTWQEETGGWVSLDPLAFMNRAFDVSDKFRDPEEPGRILFMEALETSLRQTTLSLAHHVDTEGLMARDNAGFFLMMERWASLRDRPYHPLAKAKQGLSDEEYLAFQAEFARPVRLDWVAVEKSLLLCGEGVEDLQRHYPAHYLLPDVWQAELALEMQHRGIADTHVALPVHPWQREHVIETRFNEWFSSGECCWLDFSRAEVFATSSLRSMTPCFSSADYLKLPMAVYSLSSSRYLPAVKMINGGLSEALLRQGRELDAVLQHRLYLCEEQHWWAFMPPDATLFDELPRHLSAQVRRYPDELLQDPTYRLMPMAALGTPLPDSQRHFFDDWLHVRGMDTGPETVLTLFRELCHCFFDVNLRMFRLGMVGEVHGQNAVLVWRAGQAEGVLLRDHDSLRIYVPWLEQHGLADPHWCLKAGHPNTLYHQHAEDLLFWLQTLAIQVNMRAIIDTLAEYYTLQEEILWQAMRDVLNQLINNIDFDDHVRLMFRQQLFDTPHWPQKLLLTPMIERAGGPGSMPFGKGEVVNPFLSLKNKRDQ comes from the coding sequence ATGACAGCCCAATCAATTGCTGCCGCTAAGGTCATGCAGGATCTGGTGGATTGTTTACTGGCCGAGAACTTTTTTGGTGAGCCGCTGACGGTTCTGTTGTCACCTGACCAGTGGACCGGTAAGCGGGTACTGCCATTCTGTGATTTGCAAAAGAATGAACGTATCTGGCTCTGGTCTGATGTCGCCGTAGCCCTGCGTCCGGGGATCACTCAATCGCTGGAAAAAGTACCCGGTACACCGGTTCTGACCTGGCAGGAAGAAACAGGGGGGTGGGTATCCCTGGATCCGCTGGCTTTTATGAACAGGGCTTTTGACGTCAGCGATAAATTCAGGGATCCGGAGGAACCGGGGCGGATATTATTTATGGAAGCACTGGAAACCAGTCTGCGCCAGACCACGTTATCGCTGGCACATCATGTGGATACCGAAGGTCTGATGGCGCGTGATAATGCCGGCTTCTTCCTGATGATGGAGAGATGGGCGTCTTTACGCGATCGTCCATATCACCCGCTTGCGAAGGCCAAGCAGGGACTTAGTGATGAAGAGTATCTGGCATTTCAGGCCGAGTTTGCCAGACCGGTACGTCTGGACTGGGTTGCGGTGGAAAAATCGTTACTGCTGTGTGGGGAAGGGGTGGAAGATCTGCAACGGCATTACCCGGCACACTATCTGTTGCCGGATGTATGGCAGGCTGAACTGGCGCTGGAGATGCAGCACCGGGGGATAGCGGATACGCATGTCGCCTTACCGGTTCATCCCTGGCAACGTGAGCATGTCATTGAGACCCGATTTAATGAGTGGTTCAGCAGTGGAGAATGTTGCTGGCTTGATTTCAGTCGCGCAGAGGTTTTTGCCACGTCTTCATTGCGCTCCATGACGCCCTGTTTCAGCAGTGCTGACTATCTGAAACTGCCGATGGCGGTGTATTCCCTGTCTTCATCACGCTATCTGCCTGCGGTGAAGATGATTAACGGGGGACTCAGTGAAGCGCTGCTTCGTCAGGGCAGGGAGCTGGACGCAGTTCTGCAACACCGGCTGTATCTGTGTGAGGAACAGCACTGGTGGGCCTTTATGCCACCGGATGCCACGCTGTTTGATGAGCTTCCTCGCCATTTGTCCGCTCAGGTTCGCCGTTATCCGGATGAGCTGTTGCAGGATCCTACCTACCGACTGATGCCCATGGCGGCCTTGGGTACGCCGCTTCCCGACAGCCAGAGACATTTTTTTGATGACTGGCTGCATGTCCGGGGGATGGATACCGGACCGGAAACCGTTCTGACACTGTTCCGGGAACTCTGCCACTGCTTCTTTGATGTTAACCTGCGTATGTTCAGACTCGGGATGGTCGGTGAAGTGCATGGCCAGAATGCAGTACTGGTCTGGCGGGCTGGGCAGGCTGAGGGGGTACTGCTCCGGGACCATGATTCACTGCGTATTTATGTTCCGTGGCTGGAGCAACATGGTCTGGCGGATCCTCACTGGTGTCTGAAAGCCGGCCATCCGAACACGCTTTATCATCAGCATGCGGAAGATTTGCTGTTCTGGCTGCAGACTCTCGCCATTCAGGTGAATATGCGGGCGATCATCGACACGCTGGCGGAATATTACACGCTGCAGGAGGAGATTCTGTGGCAGGCCATGCGGGATGTCCTGAATCAGCTTATCAATAATATTGATTTTGATGATCATGTTCGTTTAATGTTCAGACAGCAGCTTTTTGACACGCCGCACTGGCCGCAAAAATTGCTGCTGACTCCTATGATCGAGCGGGCAGGTGGCCCGGGTAGCATGCCGTTTGGCAAAGGCGAAGTGGTGAACCCTTTTCTCAGTCTGAAAAATAAACGTGACCAGTAA
- a CDS encoding TonB-dependent receptor produces the protein MKVRSLYSLLPLLMTSPLYAVESTGGDDTMVVSASRTDTEQKDSPQSVTIITKEQIAQQRQITSDTSQILSNLVPSFTPNRYKMSGSGETLRGHVPLVMIDGIPQSTPLRPTGREMHTIDSSMIERIEVIRGANASNGIGASGGVINIITKRSVPGSFNQHFSVEATSPTSHMEGDTMNYKTSYSLDGGGEYLDYLFAVSYEDQGLYKDANNRPIGVDNTQGDLMDSRAYDILGKVGYWLDNDQRVQLSVNRYQIRNKNNYVSVTGDRENGIPTTSEKGTPEGKAPHNSVWTLGATYDNYNLDGMKFNALAFYQHYKALFGATNSGSFQDPSIAPVGTLYDQSRAYTTKYGTKMALTKDDLWDDYLKVTLGFDTLFDNSKQDLWGTGRTYVPEVNYTDLSPFVQLEVKPVDSLKLTGGVRYEYAKLNIDSYQALYRNGGYTVEGGKPSFDKTLYNVGAVWTPVEPLSLFASYSEGFSVPDVGRVLRTINQPDMRIDNFLSLQPIITKNTEVGFRVEKQPFDFEMSYYRSTSKLGSRVERSGDVFVARRERTEIDGIEASVGYAVNKDHKLNLSYSHMRGRYDSDQNGSLDSKLDGLNVAPDCIIASWSANWTPELSSFIQANWALGQDFDDPEMDFSGYALVDAAVGYKLPRGQLNLGISNLLDKQYITYYSQSALVEPDRYFAGRGRTVTLGYRIDF, from the coding sequence ATGAAGGTCAGGTCGTTGTATTCTTTGCTCCCTTTGCTGATGACCAGTCCGCTGTATGCAGTGGAGTCCACCGGGGGCGACGATACCATGGTGGTCAGTGCCAGTCGTACTGACACTGAGCAAAAAGATTCTCCGCAGTCGGTAACGATTATCACGAAAGAGCAGATTGCACAGCAGAGGCAGATAACGTCTGACACATCACAAATCCTCAGTAATCTGGTGCCTTCATTTACACCGAATCGCTATAAAATGAGTGGCAGTGGCGAGACACTACGCGGACATGTACCGCTGGTGATGATTGATGGTATTCCACAGTCAACCCCCCTGCGCCCTACCGGGCGTGAGATGCATACCATTGACTCTTCAATGATCGAGCGTATTGAGGTGATCCGCGGCGCCAATGCCAGTAACGGTATCGGTGCTTCAGGTGGGGTCATTAATATCATAACCAAACGGTCTGTTCCGGGATCATTCAACCAGCATTTCAGTGTGGAAGCGACATCTCCCACGTCACATATGGAAGGGGATACCATGAACTATAAGACTTCCTACAGCCTGGATGGTGGCGGTGAGTATCTTGACTATCTGTTCGCGGTCAGTTACGAGGACCAGGGATTGTATAAAGATGCGAACAACAGGCCGATCGGGGTGGACAACACTCAGGGGGACCTGATGGATTCACGCGCCTACGATATCCTGGGGAAAGTCGGTTACTGGCTGGACAATGACCAGCGCGTTCAGCTGAGCGTCAATCGCTACCAAATCAGAAACAAGAACAACTATGTCAGCGTCACTGGTGACCGTGAAAATGGCATTCCCACCACGTCGGAAAAAGGAACACCGGAAGGCAAGGCTCCGCATAACAGTGTATGGACGCTGGGAGCCACCTACGACAACTACAACCTGGACGGAATGAAGTTTAATGCGTTGGCTTTCTATCAGCATTACAAAGCGCTGTTCGGCGCGACAAACTCGGGCAGCTTCCAGGATCCGTCAATCGCTCCGGTGGGAACGCTCTACGACCAGTCCCGGGCATATACCACCAAATACGGCACCAAAATGGCTCTGACGAAGGATGATCTCTGGGACGATTATCTCAAGGTCACCCTGGGTTTTGACACCCTGTTTGATAACTCGAAGCAGGATTTGTGGGGCACCGGGCGCACTTATGTACCGGAAGTGAACTATACCGACCTGTCGCCGTTTGTTCAGCTTGAGGTGAAACCGGTTGATTCCCTGAAACTGACCGGCGGTGTGCGGTATGAGTATGCAAAGCTGAATATCGACAGCTATCAGGCGCTGTATCGTAACGGCGGTTATACCGTTGAAGGGGGTAAACCAAGTTTTGATAAAACCCTTTATAACGTGGGAGCGGTATGGACGCCCGTAGAACCACTGAGTCTCTTTGCCAGCTATTCAGAAGGGTTTTCCGTCCCCGACGTTGGCCGTGTGTTACGTACCATCAATCAGCCTGACATGCGTATCGATAACTTCCTGAGCCTGCAGCCCATTATCACTAAAAACACCGAAGTTGGATTCCGGGTAGAAAAACAGCCGTTTGATTTTGAAATGAGCTACTACCGTTCTACCTCGAAGCTGGGCAGCCGCGTTGAGCGATCAGGGGATGTGTTTGTTGCCCGTCGTGAACGAACAGAGATTGATGGTATTGAGGCATCCGTGGGGTATGCCGTGAATAAGGATCATAAGCTCAACCTGAGTTACTCGCATATGCGTGGACGCTATGACAGCGATCAGAACGGCAGCCTCGATTCAAAACTGGACGGACTGAATGTCGCGCCGGACTGCATTATTGCCAGTTGGTCGGCAAACTGGACACCGGAGCTGTCCTCCTTTATCCAGGCCAACTGGGCGCTGGGGCAGGATTTCGACGATCCGGAGATGGACTTCAGTGGATATGCCCTGGTGGACGCCGCTGTCGGGTATAAGCTGCCACGCGGCCAGCTTAATCTCGGGATTTCGAACCTGCTGGACAAACAATATATCACCTACTATTCCCAGAGTGCTCTGGTCGAACCGGATCGGTATTTTGCCGGTCGCGGCCGGACGGTGACGCTGGGATACCGTATTGATTTTTAA
- a CDS encoding IucA/IucC family protein translates to MKHPDIAVVSARISQQVALHGLLNCLIKEFALPLGAAEYRWPDNMAGSENTQQRQETGERPLYLRLPGERQFLVMVDRCDALGSQRYLSDVRVRFNNGEWFTPLFPDLVDHILAACGHITGHCNDELADQIRQSQSLVQSILQHNLSGEHPAPLSGYLASEQGLWFGHPSHPAPKARLWPAHLGQIRYAPEFQACTALHQFDVPLDGLSIGSDRLAPEQVLAGFADQSQARPGHAIIVMHPVQAWLFRQDERVRQLLASDTIIDLGPTGYIGSPTASIRTWYLPEHDYFIKGSLNVRITNCVRKNAWYELESTLIIDRLLHHLTETTPETLGGFVTAQEPGTLSWSPRLASEADRHWFREQTGAILRENFCRRFGEARCLLGGTLFARGGNAVPLIHGLFRDTSGQEPDDDQLLRWFSDYQARLLSPVLSLFFNHGIVLEPHLQNSVVIHRNGWPEQVLLRDFEGVKLTAEQGIHQVDVDMHPRVRQSLLYSREQGWNRICYCLFVNNLAEAVLALTWSRPWLTARMWQRVRMELIHIRDRLKGDAPELDAIIEGHLLACKTNLRVRMAADADRQAGYVHLRSPWQRPEAEHE, encoded by the coding sequence ATGAAACACCCTGATATTGCAGTAGTGTCAGCACGGATCAGTCAGCAGGTAGCGCTTCATGGGCTGCTGAATTGTCTGATCAAGGAATTTGCGCTGCCCCTGGGGGCAGCAGAGTACCGATGGCCTGACAACATGGCCGGTTCTGAGAATACTCAGCAACGGCAGGAAACGGGCGAGAGACCGCTGTATCTGCGGTTACCCGGTGAACGGCAGTTTCTGGTCATGGTGGATCGATGCGATGCGCTGGGCAGTCAGCGTTATCTGTCGGATGTCCGGGTCAGGTTTAACAACGGTGAATGGTTCACACCACTCTTTCCGGATCTGGTTGACCATATTCTGGCTGCCTGCGGGCATATCACGGGTCATTGTAATGACGAGCTGGCGGATCAAATCCGCCAGAGTCAGTCCCTGGTGCAGTCCATACTGCAGCACAATCTGTCGGGGGAACATCCGGCGCCGCTCAGCGGCTACCTTGCCAGCGAGCAGGGGCTGTGGTTTGGGCATCCTTCTCATCCTGCACCGAAGGCCAGACTGTGGCCTGCCCATCTCGGGCAGATCCGTTATGCGCCTGAGTTTCAGGCCTGCACTGCACTCCATCAGTTTGATGTGCCGCTGGATGGCCTTTCCATTGGCTCGGACAGACTGGCTCCGGAGCAGGTCCTCGCTGGATTTGCTGATCAGAGTCAGGCCCGTCCCGGTCACGCGATCATCGTGATGCACCCGGTACAGGCTTGGCTGTTCAGACAGGATGAGCGTGTCAGGCAACTACTGGCTTCAGATACGATTATCGATCTGGGGCCGACAGGGTATATCGGCAGTCCGACCGCATCGATCAGGACCTGGTACCTGCCGGAGCATGATTACTTTATTAAGGGGTCACTGAACGTCCGTATCACCAACTGTGTACGTAAAAATGCCTGGTATGAACTGGAAAGCACCCTGATTATTGATCGCCTCCTGCATCATCTGACGGAAACCACGCCAGAGACACTGGGAGGATTTGTGACGGCACAGGAGCCGGGAACGTTAAGCTGGAGTCCCCGACTGGCCAGTGAGGCGGATCGGCACTGGTTCAGGGAGCAAACGGGGGCGATTTTGCGTGAAAACTTCTGCCGTCGTTTTGGCGAGGCGCGCTGTCTGCTCGGTGGGACCCTGTTTGCCCGTGGGGGGAACGCCGTTCCCCTGATCCATGGACTGTTCCGGGATACGAGCGGGCAGGAGCCGGATGACGACCAGTTACTCCGCTGGTTCAGTGATTATCAGGCGCGATTACTGAGTCCGGTTTTATCCCTGTTCTTTAATCACGGCATCGTGCTGGAGCCTCACCTGCAGAACAGTGTGGTGATCCACCGTAACGGCTGGCCGGAGCAGGTCCTACTGCGGGACTTTGAAGGCGTGAAGCTCACTGCAGAACAGGGTATACATCAGGTGGATGTGGATATGCACCCGCGTGTCCGTCAGTCTCTGTTGTATTCCCGTGAGCAGGGCTGGAATCGTATCTGCTATTGCCTGTTCGTCAACAACCTGGCTGAAGCGGTGCTGGCACTGACCTGGTCGCGCCCCTGGCTGACTGCCCGTATGTGGCAACGGGTCAGGATGGAGCTGATTCATATTCGGGACAGGCTGAAAGGAGACGCGCCAGAACTGGATGCCATTATTGAGGGACACCTTCTGGCCTGTAAAACGAACCTGCGGGTGCGTATGGCGGCGGATGCTGATCGGCAGGCTGGCTATGTGCACCTGCGCAGTCCCTGGCAACGACCGGAGGCTGAACATGAATAA
- a CDS encoding IucA/IucC family protein — protein MTQSSSPFPFMFADTGSGLSDVTPALYQQVSRRVTGQLLQTLLFEDVISFRTEPLKNNRCRFIVENDEGVTYCCDGLKSKSFEVIRLEFDSLERISAQGERCYPGFHQLLTDLLPDSGEQTFLPRFINELEQTLIKDLQSRAQHYHPSCPPHLLDSDALERHFMDAHSYHPCYKSRIGFSLQDNLAYGPEFAAAIHLVWLAVTRRTGSMNHSSQLDFATFIRQEAGEHILQALETAAVALKASPEDYWLIPVHPWQWQQTILPVFSAELQNGDLIYLGRSRDSYRAQQSIRTLANAADAQRPYVKMALSITNTSSTRLLARHTVMNGPIITDWLQSLIRSDATARELDFAILGEVAGVSFDYQHLPESRSPQTYGTLGAIWRENIQTWLHPDEQAVPFNGLSDTGFPDEQGEAKPFIDPWITRYGLETWTAQLLKVTVLPVIHMLYAEGIGMESHGQNIILIVREGWLVRIALKDFHDGVRYSPAHLARPELQPELVPLPASHARINRNSFILTGDVNAVRDFSCDCLFFICLTDIAIFLHQHYGMDESRFWEMTAGIIADYQHRHPQHHVRFALFDVFAPFYEVEELTKRRLLGDGERRFKRVSNPLYPFRPAVC, from the coding sequence ATGACACAATCATCTTCTCCTTTCCCTTTTATGTTTGCTGATACCGGGAGCGGACTGTCAGATGTGACTCCGGCGTTATATCAGCAGGTTTCCCGTCGCGTAACCGGACAGCTTCTTCAGACGCTGTTGTTTGAGGACGTGATCTCTTTCAGGACAGAGCCCCTTAAAAACAACCGTTGCCGTTTTATTGTGGAAAACGACGAGGGGGTGACGTATTGCTGTGATGGGCTGAAAAGTAAAAGTTTTGAGGTGATCCGCCTGGAGTTTGACAGTCTGGAACGTATCTCCGCTCAGGGTGAACGGTGCTACCCGGGCTTTCACCAGTTACTGACTGACCTGTTGCCGGATAGCGGTGAGCAGACTTTTCTCCCGCGCTTCATTAATGAACTTGAACAGACCCTGATCAAGGATCTTCAGTCCCGGGCCCAGCACTACCATCCTTCCTGTCCGCCACATCTGCTGGATTCTGATGCACTGGAACGACATTTTATGGATGCCCACAGTTATCATCCCTGCTATAAGTCACGCATCGGATTTTCCCTCCAGGACAATCTGGCATACGGTCCGGAATTTGCGGCGGCGATACATCTGGTGTGGCTGGCCGTTACCCGCCGTACGGGTTCAATGAATCATTCCTCCCAGCTGGATTTTGCCACGTTTATACGTCAGGAGGCGGGAGAGCATATCCTGCAGGCGCTTGAAACGGCGGCTGTCGCTCTGAAGGCTTCTCCGGAGGATTACTGGCTGATACCTGTCCACCCCTGGCAGTGGCAGCAGACTATCCTGCCGGTGTTCAGTGCTGAACTGCAAAATGGCGATCTGATTTATCTTGGCCGCTCACGGGACAGCTACAGGGCACAGCAGTCTATTCGTACTCTGGCGAATGCTGCTGATGCACAGAGGCCTTATGTCAAAATGGCACTCAGTATCACCAATACCTCCAGTACCCGTCTGCTGGCCCGGCATACCGTCATGAACGGACCGATTATTACTGACTGGCTACAGTCCCTGATCCGCTCGGATGCCACTGCCCGTGAACTGGATTTCGCCATACTCGGTGAGGTGGCGGGCGTGAGTTTTGATTATCAGCATCTTCCTGAAAGCCGTAGCCCCCAGACCTACGGTACCCTGGGGGCTATCTGGCGTGAAAACATTCAGACATGGTTACATCCTGACGAACAGGCTGTGCCTTTTAACGGACTGAGTGATACTGGCTTCCCGGATGAGCAGGGGGAGGCAAAACCCTTTATTGATCCCTGGATTACGCGCTACGGACTGGAGACGTGGACAGCGCAACTGCTGAAGGTCACGGTACTTCCGGTGATACATATGCTCTATGCAGAGGGGATCGGTATGGAGTCTCATGGTCAGAATATCATTCTTATTGTCAGAGAGGGGTGGCTGGTTCGTATCGCGCTGAAGGATTTCCATGACGGGGTACGTTATTCTCCTGCACATCTGGCTCGGCCTGAACTGCAACCTGAACTGGTGCCGCTACCAGCAAGTCACGCCCGGATTAACCGTAACTCGTTTATCCTCACTGGCGATGTGAATGCCGTGCGTGATTTTTCCTGCGACTGCCTCTTCTTTATCTGCCTGACGGATATCGCCATTTTTCTGCATCAGCACTATGGTATGGATGAGTCCCGTTTCTGGGAGATGACGGCAGGCATTATTGCCGATTACCAGCATCGTCATCCGCAGCATCACGTGCGTTTTGCCCTGTTTGATGTGTTTGCGCCGTTCTATGAAGTGGAAGAGCTGACCAAACGTCGTCTGCTGGGAGACGGTGAGCGCCGCTTTAAGCGGGTTTCCAATCCACTTTACCCGTTCAGGCCTGCTGTATGCTGA
- a CDS encoding DHA2 family efflux MFS transporter permease subunit: protein MCLKVHAAPWLVVVNVLLGTITVSLNNSALNPALPTFIRVFSMGPVAATWIIAAFMTSMGVTMPLTGWLSKRLGRKRLYLSGLVLFLAGSCSGALAGSGAEVTGARVIQGIASGLMIPVSLSLIFAVYDKQRRGRITGMWGGAVMLSTALGPLVGSLVLEWFGWQALFLLNVPVGLAALLTGIFVLPDGEATEKRPFDLTGYLLIAGGIVLLLISVGRLHTPLALLEWRNALMLAGAMVCLGLFTRRALSVPDPLLNLRLFALRGYRLSVIIAVIQSVGMFECLVMVPVLIQLVLGYSAFYTGLALLITAVSAGVCGQIGGRLLDQQGARGVVSLGVFITGIATLLLGLVGVPPLWLVLLLMLIRGAGLGLSYMPVTTAGLNVLPDDMVTQGSAMNNISRRLGASLAIVAGALWMQYRMDGDAYSQAEAIDESFVITGIMILLVLPCAWRFPVDDSVSRRQAQVSAERKP from the coding sequence ATGTGCCTGAAGGTTCATGCCGCTCCCTGGCTGGTTGTGGTCAATGTTCTGCTGGGCACGATCACTGTCAGTCTGAATAACAGCGCACTTAATCCAGCTCTGCCGACGTTTATTCGTGTTTTTTCTATGGGGCCGGTTGCGGCCACCTGGATTATTGCTGCCTTCATGACCAGTATGGGCGTGACTATGCCACTGACTGGCTGGCTCAGTAAGCGGCTGGGCAGAAAACGGCTTTACCTGTCGGGCCTAGTCCTGTTCCTGGCTGGCTCCTGTTCTGGCGCTCTGGCAGGCAGCGGGGCGGAGGTAACGGGAGCCCGGGTAATACAGGGGATAGCCAGCGGGTTGATGATCCCTGTGTCGTTGTCACTGATTTTTGCCGTATATGACAAACAGCGCCGTGGCCGTATTACGGGAATGTGGGGAGGCGCAGTGATGCTGTCAACTGCACTGGGGCCGCTTGTCGGCAGTCTGGTCCTGGAGTGGTTCGGCTGGCAGGCGTTATTTCTGTTAAACGTACCGGTTGGTCTGGCTGCATTGTTGACCGGGATATTCGTGTTGCCGGATGGCGAAGCAACCGAAAAACGGCCCTTTGATCTGACTGGCTATTTGCTGATTGCCGGTGGGATCGTGCTTCTGCTGATCTCTGTGGGGCGACTGCATACACCACTGGCGCTTCTGGAATGGCGTAATGCGCTGATGCTGGCAGGTGCGATGGTCTGCCTGGGCCTGTTTACCCGTCGGGCGTTGTCCGTACCGGATCCGCTGTTGAACCTGAGACTCTTTGCGCTGCGGGGTTACCGTCTGAGTGTCATCATTGCGGTGATACAGTCCGTCGGCATGTTCGAGTGTCTGGTGATGGTCCCCGTTCTCATTCAACTGGTGCTCGGATACAGCGCTTTTTATACCGGTCTTGCATTGCTGATCACCGCTGTCAGTGCCGGGGTCTGTGGTCAGATTGGCGGGCGACTTCTCGATCAACAGGGGGCCAGGGGCGTCGTGTCGCTTGGCGTCTTTATTACCGGTATTGCGACATTGTTGCTCGGTCTGGTGGGAGTGCCACCGCTGTGGCTCGTGTTGCTGCTGATGTTGATCCGTGGTGCCGGGCTGGGATTGTCATACATGCCCGTCACGACAGCAGGTCTGAATGTGTTACCTGACGATATGGTCACTCAGGGCTCTGCGATGAATAACATTTCACGCCGTCTGGGAGCCTCTCTGGCTATTGTGGCTGGTGCGCTCTGGATGCAGTACCGCATGGATGGAGACGCTTATTCTCAGGCGGAGGCAATCGATGAATCCTTTGTGATAACGGGCATCATGATCCTTCTGGTGTTGCCCTGCGCCTGGCGCTTCCCAGTGGATGACAGTGTCTCCCGCAGACAGGCACAAGTGTCTGCAGAACGGAAACCATAA
- a CDS encoding type III PLP-dependent enzyme, whose protein sequence is MNNIPATVISAIAEARVRHDDPLAVFIYDLAALSRHVGEMMSVLPEGVELYYAIKANSEASVLRTLASLVDGFEVSSGGEIERLENSGNLKPFIFSGPGKLDSDLRRALGHGECTIHVESLNEITRLARLAQEAGRVQPVFIRINPQLPPQITSRLAMAGTATPFGIDETDLADAVRMVDSAGYLQLKGFHVHAMSHQQDTRRHQELMAFYLQRWPHWKALSEFPQHISHLNVGGGIGVNYLGHEQFDWPGFCTTLRTLLSDCEDRPVLRFEPGRYVSAFCGYYAIEVLDRKISHGKGFLVCRGGTHQFRLPVAQGHDHPVIHLPQRPVQDSDPQSWTVVGQLCTPKDILSRDRQLCGVSQGDILLLPLAGAYGYNISHADFLCHPRPEIIFLSDETLSDGTENPCSCA, encoded by the coding sequence ATGAATAATATCCCCGCAACCGTTATTTCGGCGATCGCTGAGGCCAGAGTCCGTCATGACGATCCGCTGGCCGTGTTCATTTATGATCTGGCCGCGCTTTCCCGCCATGTTGGTGAAATGATGTCAGTGCTGCCTGAGGGGGTGGAACTGTACTATGCCATTAAGGCCAACAGTGAGGCGTCGGTTTTACGTACCCTTGCGTCACTGGTCGATGGATTTGAAGTTTCTTCCGGCGGTGAGATAGAAAGACTGGAAAACAGCGGTAACCTGAAACCGTTTATTTTCTCCGGGCCGGGAAAACTGGACTCTGATTTACGCCGGGCACTGGGGCATGGCGAGTGTACGATCCATGTGGAAAGCCTGAACGAAATCACCCGTCTGGCACGACTCGCACAGGAAGCTGGTCGGGTCCAGCCAGTGTTTATCCGTATTAATCCTCAGTTGCCCCCGCAGATTACCAGTCGGCTGGCAATGGCCGGGACCGCCACTCCCTTCGGTATTGATGAAACCGATTTAGCTGATGCTGTTCGTATGGTGGATAGTGCCGGTTATTTGCAACTGAAAGGCTTTCATGTTCATGCGATGTCGCACCAGCAGGACACCCGGCGTCATCAGGAACTGATGGCATTTTATCTGCAGCGCTGGCCGCACTGGAAAGCCTTGTCTGAATTCCCGCAACATATCTCGCATCTCAATGTTGGTGGTGGTATCGGAGTGAATTATCTCGGCCATGAGCAGTTTGACTGGCCGGGATTTTGCACCACCCTGCGGACGTTACTGTCGGACTGTGAAGACAGACCGGTTCTTCGATTTGAGCCCGGGCGCTATGTCAGTGCTTTCTGTGGTTACTATGCCATTGAAGTGCTCGACCGGAAAATCAGTCATGGTAAGGGATTTCTGGTCTGCCGGGGCGGTACTCATCAGTTTCGCCTGCCGGTGGCGCAGGGACATGATCATCCGGTTATCCATCTGCCACAGCGGCCAGTTCAGGACTCTGACCCGCAATCCTGGACGGTTGTGGGTCAGCTCTGTACGCCAAAGGACATACTCAGCCGGGATCGCCAGCTCTGTGGGGTGAGTCAGGGAGATATTCTGTTACTGCCGCTGGCCGGTGCCTACGGATATAACATTTCTCATGCCGATTTTCTCTGTCATCCCCGTCCGGAAATCATTTTTCTGAGCGATGAGACCTTATCTGACGGAACGGAGAATCCCTGTTCATGTGCCTGA